A region of Pyxidicoccus parkwaysis DNA encodes the following proteins:
- a CDS encoding Ppx/GppA phosphatase family protein, whose product MPRFATIDVGTNSVLLLVAERTPEGRFEAVRERAEITRLGRGVDATRRLSPEGMEATLAVLEDFAREARELGAQGIAVSATSAARDAQNGAEFLEAAKARAGVTVEIISGQLEAELSFAAVHADFASEAAGPLLVLDIGGGSTEFIYGNPAGHVDFRHSFDVGAVRLTERFVASDPMTAENRARIEAHLRDTFKTLPPPPPGSLMVGVAGTVTTLYAVQHGIDPYDAEEVHGGTLSRSELAALVDKLCGLPLEERRTLRGMQPKRADVIPAGALILLEAVKALGLDACRVSDRGLRWGLLAHRFGAGATSP is encoded by the coding sequence ATGCCGCGTTTCGCCACCATCGACGTGGGAACCAATTCGGTGCTGCTGCTGGTTGCCGAGCGCACCCCTGAAGGCCGTTTCGAAGCCGTGCGCGAGCGCGCGGAAATCACCCGCCTGGGCCGGGGCGTGGACGCCACGCGCCGCCTGTCTCCGGAAGGGATGGAGGCCACGCTCGCGGTGCTGGAGGACTTCGCCCGCGAGGCCCGTGAGTTGGGCGCGCAGGGCATCGCCGTCTCGGCCACCAGCGCGGCGCGCGACGCGCAGAACGGCGCCGAGTTCCTCGAGGCGGCGAAGGCTCGCGCGGGCGTGACGGTGGAAATCATCTCCGGCCAACTGGAAGCGGAGCTCTCGTTCGCCGCCGTGCACGCGGACTTCGCGTCGGAGGCGGCGGGCCCGCTGCTGGTGCTGGACATCGGCGGAGGCTCCACCGAGTTCATCTACGGCAACCCCGCCGGGCACGTGGACTTCCGGCACAGCTTCGACGTGGGCGCGGTGCGGCTCACGGAGCGCTTCGTGGCCTCGGACCCGATGACGGCCGAGAATCGCGCCCGCATCGAGGCGCACCTGCGCGACACCTTCAAGACGCTGCCCCCGCCGCCCCCGGGCTCGCTGATGGTGGGCGTGGCCGGCACCGTCACCACGCTCTACGCCGTGCAGCACGGCATCGACCCCTACGACGCGGAAGAGGTGCACGGCGGAACGCTGTCCCGCTCCGAGCTCGCGGCGCTGGTGGACAAGCTCTGCGGCCTGCCACTGGAGGAGCGTCGCACGCTGCGCGGCATGCAGCCCAAGCGCGCGGACGTCATCCCCGCGGGCGCGCTCATCCTCCTCGAAGCGGTGAAGGCGCTGGGCCTGGACGCGTGCCGCGTGAGTGACAGGGGCCTGCGCTGGGGACTGCTCGCGCACCGCTTCGGAGCTGGAGCCACCTCGCCATGA
- a CDS encoding aminotransferase class V-fold PLP-dependent enzyme, producing the protein MSVPSFRTHWSLDPEVRFLNHGSFGACPTAVLQAQSELRARMEAEPVRFLHREVEPLLDAAREALATFVGADADDVAFVTNATTGVNTVLRSLRFAAGDELLTTDHEYNASRNALEYAASRWGAKVVVAKLPWPIPSPDAVVDAVLAHVTPRTRLLLVDHVSSQTAVVMPVARLISALRERGVETLVDGAHAPGMLPLSLRELGAGYYTGNCHKWLCAPKGAAFLHVRRDLQTDIKPLVVSHGHNSTRKDRSQFRLDFDWLGTHDPSAALCVPQAIRVVGALLPGGWPAVMQSNREKALAARRLLCERLKVTPDCPEEMVGSMATARLPDGFPTPPEPPLYVDPLHLRLFDEYRIEVPIVPWPRAPARHVRVSAQLYNTHTEYQALSDALEALLR; encoded by the coding sequence ATGAGCGTCCCCTCCTTCCGCACGCACTGGAGCCTGGACCCCGAGGTCCGCTTCCTCAACCACGGCTCCTTCGGCGCCTGCCCCACCGCCGTGCTGCAAGCGCAGTCCGAGCTGCGCGCGCGCATGGAGGCGGAGCCGGTCCGCTTCCTCCACCGCGAAGTCGAGCCGCTGCTGGACGCGGCCCGCGAGGCCCTGGCCACCTTCGTCGGCGCCGACGCGGACGACGTGGCCTTCGTCACCAACGCCACCACCGGCGTCAACACGGTGCTGCGCTCGCTGCGCTTCGCCGCCGGTGACGAACTGCTCACCACCGACCACGAGTACAACGCCAGCCGCAACGCGCTGGAGTACGCGGCCTCGCGCTGGGGCGCGAAGGTGGTGGTGGCGAAGCTGCCGTGGCCCATTCCGTCACCGGACGCGGTGGTGGACGCGGTGCTGGCGCACGTGACGCCACGCACGCGCTTGCTGCTGGTGGACCATGTCTCCAGCCAGACGGCGGTGGTGATGCCGGTGGCGCGGCTCATCTCGGCCCTCCGGGAGCGGGGCGTGGAGACGCTGGTGGACGGCGCGCACGCCCCGGGCATGCTGCCGCTGTCGCTGCGCGAATTGGGCGCGGGCTACTACACGGGCAACTGCCACAAGTGGCTGTGCGCGCCCAAGGGCGCGGCCTTCCTCCACGTGCGGCGCGACTTGCAGACGGACATCAAGCCGTTGGTGGTGAGCCACGGGCACAACTCGACGCGGAAGGACCGCTCGCAATTCCGCCTGGACTTCGACTGGCTGGGGACGCACGACCCGTCCGCCGCGCTCTGCGTGCCGCAGGCGATTCGCGTGGTGGGTGCGCTGCTCCCTGGCGGCTGGCCGGCGGTGATGCAGTCCAACCGCGAGAAGGCGCTGGCCGCGCGGAGGCTGCTGTGTGAGCGGCTGAAGGTGACGCCCGACTGCCCGGAGGAGATGGTGGGCAGCATGGCGACGGCGCGGCTGCCGGACGGCTTCCCCACGCCCCCGGAGCCGCCGCTCTACGTGGACCCGCTCCATCTGCGCCTCTTCGACGAATACCGAATCGAGGTGCCCATCGTCCCGTGGCCCCGGGCGCCCGCGCGTCACGTGCGAGTCTCGGCCCAGCTCTACAACACACACACCGAGTACCAAGCGCTGTCCGATGCTTTGGAAGCGCTGCTGCGTTGA